DNA sequence from the Nicotiana tomentosiformis chromosome 3, ASM39032v3, whole genome shotgun sequence genome:
TTAATGAGAGAAGCATTTGTTCCTAATAGATTGATATAGAGTAGGTTTTCCATTTAGAAAATTACGTAAACTGTGCGAACACAGTCATGGACGCTTCTGCACTTCTTCTACTCACTAGACCTATCTTTGAAGACGACGTCAGATATGAAACGTCAACAATCCCTGATATGGACCAGTTATGCCCCCCTCTGAATATGCGGAAGAGAATAAAAACTTTTAGGGATTTACAAAATTAAAGCCTGCACCAACATTGATTACGCGTATATATATGTGTATTAATGTATACGGAATTAGAGAAACCAGTAAGAACGTGACAAGAAATCCAAATATGTGGGATACTAAATTGTACATGTAAACTAAATCAGAAGGCATAACTTGATGGATGAAATCCTTTACAACATATAAGTTAATTAAGAGAGATTCATTGCGATATCACGAGCAACGATGTAGAAAGAACTTTATAGTACTCATAAGGGTTCAAATTGTTAAAGTgttaaaaaaaatttaagaaaattgTAGTAAGATGGTGTTGTGTGTATGTGTGAAAGTAAGATATATTTTTTCTCACTCAAAGCGCAGATACGTTTCCTATATTTCCTAATGGGTCTCGCAATCGAAACAACAAAAGATAATTATTTTCAGCGAAACGAACAAGATACACTAGAGGAATAATATAGGTAAAATCATGGCAAAATTATTAAATGATACTCCATATACATGAATACAAGTAAAATCTTCTGGCAAGCTTCTCTTAAGAAGTTTGTTCGGATGAGACACTATTACTTAGCTAGAAGCTCTACTTTTCTATAAGTTCCATTGAGTAAACTTCATTCAATAAAGTTGTAAACTGATTGCTGCTCTCTCCTTCCCTGCGTTCTGGTTCCACCATTCATTATTCAAGATTGTGAAGATTAACATCAAATTATATCACCAAAATCGTCAATATCTAGGAGCACATCATCAGCCCAATAGATCTCTTCTTGGTAGTTGGAGCAGTCATTAATATAGCTGCTATTATTATGTTCGTTCATCTTCTGAGTCTCGTCCATGACTTGATTTTCAGCTTGACAAATTGGTGCTGGTTGTACTGTTGTGCAGTAATCTTCATCAGGTTCATGCAACATAGCTTCGATTATTTTGGCAACATCTTGTTCCTCCATAGTTACCCCATAATTTTTCTCAGCTCTTATATTCTTCTTGATTCGGCACACAACAATATCCTCCTTAGGAATACTGTTTTCTCTAAAGAAATCATCCCGGACGGAATATTCTTTCATCAGCCAAATTTTATTATACTCTCCTTCTTTACTACGACTAGTTTGAAACTTGAAACATCTTCTAAACCCAACCACAGTTCCCTTACCATTCTTGATAGGATCAATACTTGTTTGGCCTTTCCATGTCCCGTTGGCGCAAGTTCGACGTACCCTTGTATGTTCGCTCTTCTGCTTCTTCAACCGAGTAAAAAAAAAGCGAACCTTCTCTTCGGGATGATCAGAAGCTCCAAATATCTCCCATGGTGGTTGGTCTCCATAGATATCGGCAAGTTGGAAATTATGGCATTCACTCGGTAAAGGCTCGCCCTTTAGGAACCTTTTCAGAAAGTTGATCAATTCTGCTTCAGTTGGGTGAAACCGAACACCCATGATACACCCACGGCGTACAGGTAACGTCGACATGGTATATATGGTCGTCTCTTTTTCTTGCTTATAGAG
Encoded proteins:
- the LOC104087660 gene encoding NAC domain-containing protein 90-like codes for the protein MSTLPVRRGCIMGVRFHPTEAELINFLKRFLKGEPLPSECHNFQLADIYGDQPPWEIFGASDHPEEKVRFFFTRLKKQKSEHTRVRRTCANGTWKGQTSIDPIKNGKGTVVGFRRCFKFQTSRSKEGEYNKIWLMKEYSVRDDFFRENSIPKEDIVVCRIKKNIRAEKNYGVTMEEQDVAKIIEAMLHEPDEDYCTTVQPAPICQAENQVMDETQKMNEHNNSSYINDCSNYQEEIYWADDVLLDIDDFGDII